One region of Streptomyces sp. CG4 genomic DNA includes:
- a CDS encoding class I SAM-dependent methyltransferase, whose product MSGRALSFGVVAEAYERFRPGYPVELFDMVMAYAGHPVQTALEIGAGTGKATRLFAQRGVMVTATDPDGSMLAELRKHVPANVRTVQAAFEDLRPGERCGLVYAAAALHWTKPEGRWSRMAALLEPGGVFASCGGPFRLADPAVEEAVRTARAPFLESDEIPSPDGTPPDHAMQWPGTELQRSEWFSGVQQSVIERRVTMSARDYVGHLSTISAYLVLPTARREQVFSQIMQVLPESVETTANITVHLARRRRED is encoded by the coding sequence ATGTCTGGTCGCGCGCTGAGCTTCGGGGTGGTGGCGGAAGCATACGAACGGTTCCGGCCGGGGTATCCCGTGGAGCTATTCGACATGGTGATGGCGTATGCGGGCCATCCGGTCCAGACTGCCCTCGAGATTGGCGCTGGGACAGGCAAGGCAACCCGCCTGTTCGCTCAACGGGGGGTCATGGTCACCGCAACCGATCCTGACGGGTCCATGCTCGCCGAGCTGCGTAAACATGTACCGGCGAACGTCAGGACGGTGCAAGCCGCGTTCGAGGACCTGCGACCGGGCGAGCGGTGCGGACTGGTCTATGCGGCAGCCGCTCTGCATTGGACGAAGCCAGAGGGCCGGTGGTCACGCATGGCCGCGCTGCTGGAACCGGGTGGTGTGTTCGCCTCATGCGGCGGGCCATTCCGACTGGCCGACCCCGCTGTGGAGGAGGCTGTTCGCACGGCGCGAGCACCGTTCTTGGAGAGCGACGAGATTCCGTCCCCGGACGGGACGCCTCCGGATCATGCGATGCAGTGGCCGGGGACGGAGCTGCAACGGTCTGAGTGGTTCAGCGGCGTTCAACAGTCCGTGATCGAAAGACGCGTGACGATGAGCGCTCGCGACTACGTTGGTCATCTCTCCACCATCTCGGCTTATCTCGTCTTGCCGACCGCGCGACGAGAGCAGGTGTTCAGCCAGATCATGCAGGTACTGCCGGAAAGCGTCGAAACAACCGCCAACATTACCGTCCATCTCGCACGTCGGCGCCGCGAGGATTGA